One Cohnella candidum genomic region harbors:
- a CDS encoding HEAT repeat domain-containing protein, which yields MNLTVALLLRAVLFLAALLLLTFGYLVVRKVFENFKAKRIAEMKETYMQPVYGYIRTGNESRMVHFNGGRWKEEAIEEILLQCSRLFRDEETGDRIREYAELHLMRRYAKRLSSRLWSHRVNTLHRLERFDLKSSAPVLTDMYLLPRTTMQEKYAILKLLACWGVEGTVDLLGRLDGKLPDFEQRLILSRMSDRLFRQTVLRLGELPVSWRYTAIDVIGLFRRTEYGPELDGFADSADGETRVRALKALSQFDVIRPKKEYLIHAAAESWQERMMAAKLFGAIRNRQFEDVLVGLMGDPVWFVRSQAAQSLASYPQGAEVLRETAASSDDRFAREMALEWLERGGDRG from the coding sequence ATGAACCTCACCGTCGCTTTGCTTCTTCGGGCAGTCCTTTTCCTAGCGGCATTGCTCCTCCTGACCTTCGGGTATCTGGTGGTAAGGAAAGTGTTCGAGAACTTCAAGGCGAAAAGGATTGCCGAAATGAAAGAAACCTACATGCAGCCCGTTTACGGCTATATACGGACCGGAAACGAGTCGAGGATGGTCCATTTCAACGGCGGACGCTGGAAAGAGGAAGCCATCGAGGAGATTCTCCTGCAATGTTCGAGGTTATTCCGCGATGAGGAAACCGGAGACCGCATTCGGGAGTACGCGGAACTGCATTTGATGCGGCGTTACGCCAAACGCTTGTCGAGCCGGCTCTGGAGTCATCGCGTCAATACGCTTCACCGGCTCGAGAGATTCGATTTGAAATCCTCCGCGCCCGTACTGACGGACATGTACCTCCTGCCTCGCACGACGATGCAAGAAAAATACGCGATTTTGAAATTGTTGGCCTGCTGGGGAGTGGAAGGAACGGTTGACTTGCTTGGGAGACTTGACGGTAAACTTCCCGATTTCGAGCAGCGGCTGATCCTCTCGCGAATGTCGGATCGCCTGTTCCGACAGACGGTTTTAAGGCTGGGCGAGCTGCCCGTTTCCTGGAGATACACGGCGATTGACGTGATCGGGTTATTCCGGAGAACGGAATACGGACCGGAATTGGACGGGTTCGCGGATTCGGCGGACGGGGAAACGAGAGTCCGGGCGCTGAAGGCGTTGAGCCAATTCGACGTCATCCGGCCGAAAAAAGAATATTTGATCCATGCGGCTGCCGAAAGCTGGCAGGAGAGAATGATGGCGGCCAAGCTGTTCGGAGCCATCCGAAACCGGCAGTTCGAGGACGTCCTCGTCGGTCTGATGGGGGATCCCGTTTGGTTCGTGAGATCGCAGGCCGCGCAATCCCTCGCTTCTTATCCGCAGGGGGCTGAGGTATTGAGGGAAACCGCGGCGTCTTCGGACGATCGGTTCGCCCGCGAGATGGCGCTGGAGTGGCTTGAGAGGGGAGGAGACCGAGGGTGA